Below is a window of Brachyspira pilosicoli DNA.
ACTGTTTGTAACGGTGAAGTATTAATGAGAGATAGAAAACTTACAAAAATTGACGAAGAAGCTGCTTATGCTAAAATAAGAGAAGAGTCTGCTAAACTTTGGAAACAAATTAATAAATAATTAAATATATTAATATTAAGTAATGGGGTATATTTTTGCTCCATTACTATAAATTTTTTAAAACAGTATTAATTAATAATTGGAGGATTATAAATGAGTGATGTAATGACACCCATACCTTTTGGAAACCTTATGAATTGGATTTTGGAAGAAAAAAAATCTGGTAAAGTTTTTGGTATTTCAAGAGCGTTTAAAGCTGATAAAGCTAAATATTATGAAATCTTTGGAAGAAAATTAGAAACTCCTATAGGACCTGCTGCAGGACCTCATACTCAATTAGCTCAAAATATAATAGCTGCTTACTATACAGGAAGCAGATTCTTTGAACTTAAAACTGTTCAAAAAATGGACGGAGAAGAATTAAGCAAATGTGTTAATAAACCTTGTATTACTGCTAATGATGAATGTTATAACTGCGAATGGTCTACTGAGCTTTATGTTCCTCAGGCTTTTGATGAATATGTTAAGGCTTGGGTTGCTTTAAAAGTAATTGCTAAAGAATGGGATTTAGGAGATATGGACGGTTTTCAGTTTAATATATCTGTTGGTTATGATTATGACGGCATTAAAACTGAAAAAATTGATAAGTTTATAGAAGGAATGAAAGACGCTTCAAACACTCCTATATTCAAAGAATGTAAAGAGTGGCTTACTAATAATATAAGCAGATTTAAAAACTTCAAAAAAGAAGATATTGATAAAATTAATGCTGATATTTGTAATTCTGTTACATTATCTACTCTTCACGGTTGTCCTCCAACAGAAATAGAGAAAATAGCTTCTTATTTAATTACAGAAAAAAAATTAAACACATTCGTAAAATGTAACCCTACTCTTTTAGGTTATGATTATGCAAGAAAAACTTTAGATGAAATGGGTTATGATTATATATCATTTACTGATTTCCACTTTAATGATGACTTGCAGTATAGCGATGCTGTTCCTATGCTTCAAAGACTTCAAAAATTAGCTTCTGATAATTCACTTGCATTCGGTGTAAAAATTACTAATACATTCCCTGTAGATGTTAAACAAAAAGAATTACCTTCTGAAGAGATGTATATGTCTGGAAAATCTTTATTCCCTCTTTCTATGACAGTAGCTTCAAGATTAAGTAAAGATTTTGACGGAAAATTAAGAATATCATATTCTGGCGGTTGTGATTATTTTAATATTAATGATGTTATAGATGCTGGAATATGGCCTGTAACTATGGCTACTACTTTCTTAAAAACAGGCGGATACCAAAGAGGAGAGCAAATAGCTAAAAACCTCAAAGAGCCTAAAGCATTTACAAAAGTAGATGTTGCTAAAACAGAAAAAATTGTTGAATGGGGTAAAAAAAGCAAACATCATGTTAAACCTATTAAGCCTCTTGCAAGCAGAAAAGTTAATAAAAAAGTACCTTTAGTTGATTGTTATATAGCTCCTTGTATGGAAACTTGTCCTATTCATCAAGACCTTACTACTTATATAAGACTTAATTCTAAAGGACAATATGAAGAATCTTTCAAAGTAATTATAGAGAAAAATGCTCTTCCATTTGCTACAGGTATATTATGCCCTCATACTTGTATGGATAAATGTACTAGACAGTTTTACGAAGAGCCTGTAAGTATTAGAGCTTGCAAATTGGAAGCTGCTAAAGCTGGATACAGCAAAGTAATTGGCACATTAAAAGCAGCTCCTTCTATAGGCAAAAAAGCTGGTGTTATAGGTGCTGGTCCTGCTGGTCTTTCTGCTGCTTTCTTCTTGGCTCGTGCTGGAGTGGAAGTTACAGTATTTGATAAGAGAGAAAAAGCAGGAGGAGTAGTTGCTAATATCATACCTAATTTCAGAATTACGGCTGAAGAGATTGGAAATGATGTAAGTTTATGCAAACAAATGGGTGTTAAATTTGAATTAGGCAAAGAGATAAAAGACATAAAAGAGTTTGCTAAAAATTATGATTATACTGTTGTTTGTATAGGTGCTCATAAGAATATGCCTTTAAAACTTGAGGCTGGCGAATCTATGAATGCTCTTAAGTTCTTAGAAGAGTTTAATAAAACTAATGGTAGTGTTGAATTAGGTGAGAATGTAGTAGTAATCGGAGGCGGCAACACTGCTATGGACGCTGCTCGTGCTGCTAAGAAAAACAAGGGTGTAAAAAATGTTAGATTAGTTTATAGAAGAACTAAGAGATATATGCCTGCTCACGAAGAAGAATTAAAAGAGGCTTTAGAAGACGGTGTTGAGTTTATGGAATTACTTGCACCTGTTAAATTAGAAAGCGGCAAACTTTTATGCAAAAAAATGGAATTATCTGACTATGATGAAAAAGGCAGAAGAAACGTTGTTGAAACTAATGAAACAGTAGAAGTTTCTGCTAACACAGTAATAGCTTCTATAGGTGAACAAATTGAATCTGACTTCTATAAATCTAACGGCATAGATGTTGATGATAAAGGTAAGCCAAAATGCAATGCTAATAATGAATCATCTATCAAAAATGTTTATGTTGCTGGTGATGGATTATACGGAGCTGCTACTATAGTTGAGGCTATAAGAGATGCTAAAGTTGTTGCTGAATCTATTTTAGGTAAAGCAATCGCTCCTGATTTACCTTCTGTTTCTACTGAAGAGATTTCTTACAGCAAAAAAGGTAACTTAAAAGAAGTATCAAAAGACCCTGAAGCTACAAGATGTTTAAGCTGCGATTATATTTGTGAAAGCTGCACAGAGGTTTGTCCTAACAGAGCAAATGTCTCTATTAAAGTTGAAGGCGGAGCTAAAATATCACAAATTATACACGTTGATTATATGTGTAATGAATGCGGAAACTGTGAAACATTCTGTCCTTATAGTTCTGCTCCTTATAAAGATAAGTTTACATTATTTGCTACTGCAGATGATATGAAAAACTCTAAAAATGACGGCTTCTTGTTTTTAGATAAAGAAGGAAATGCTAAACTTAGAATTGACGGCAAAGAAGAGTCTTATAAGGCTGGAAGTTCTAAAAACTTTAATGGAGTTTATAGCATAGTTGATAGCGTATTTAATAATTATAAATATTTAATATTAAAATAATTTACTTTATACTAATTGTTGCATAGCGAAGGGAATAAAACTATTATTCCCTTTGTTATGTTTATTTTATTAATATATTATTAAAATTGGAGGTATCATATATGGGTGAAAGTGCCAAGATTATAATTAATGGCAAAGAAATGAGCTTTGACTCTGATAGAAAATTAATGGACGTTCTTAGGAATGATTGTAAATGTAAATCAGTAAAAGACGGCTGCTCTGAAGGAGCTTGCGGAACTTGTACTGTATTAATAGATGGAAAACCTACTAAAGCTTGTATACAAACTATAGGAAGACTTCAAGGAAAGAGTGTTCAAACTATAGAAGGATTTACTCAAAGAGAAAAAGATGTTTATTCTCATGCTTTTGCAGTTGCTGGTGCTGTGCAATGCGGATTCTGTATACCTGGTATGGTGATATGTGCTAAGGGCTTAATTGATAAAAACAATAACCCTACAAGACTTGAAATTGTTGCTGCTATAAAAAACAATATTTGCAGATGTACTGGATACAAAAAAATTATTGATGCTATTGAATTAGCAGCTAAAATGATTAGAGAAAATATTGATGTTAAAGAATATAAAGGTAAAGTAAAATTAGGTGACAAAAACATTATAAGAGTGGACGCTAAAGAAAAAGCACTTGGTATTGGTGAATATTGTGATGATGTTGAAATAGAAGGTATGCTTTATGGTGTTGCGGTTAGAACTAAATACCCAAGAGCTAAAATATTAAAAATAGATATAAGCGAAGCAAAAGCTTTGAAAGGTGTAGTTGATGTAATCACTGCTAAAGATTTACCTGGGGCAAAAAAAGTTGGTCATATTTTCCATGACTGGGACGTGCTTATTGGAGAAGGCGAAACTACAAGATTTATTGCTGACGGTTTAGCTTTGATTGTTGCTGAAGATGAAGCTACTGCTAAAAAAGCAAGAGATTTAGTAAAAATAGAATATGAAGAGTTACCTCTTGTAAGAAATCCTCAGGAAGCTATGAAAGAAAACGCTCCTTTAGTTCATGAAGATAGAGAAAGCAATTTACTTACTCATGAAAGATTAGTTAAAGGCAATGCTGATGAAGTAATAGCTAAATCAAAATATAAAGTTACAAGACATTATGAACTTCCTTGGACAGAGCATGCATTTATGGAAGCAGAAGTTGCTGTTGCTATGCCTTTTAATGGAGATGGTATATTTGTATATTCAAGCGATCAAAGTGTTTATGATACAAAAAGAGAAGTAGCTATGGCTTTAGGAATAGACCCTGAAAAGGTTGTAGTTGAAAATAAATATGTAGGCGGTGGTTTCGGCGGTAAAGAAGATATGAGCGTTCAGCACTATGCTGCTATAATGGCTTATAGAACAAAAAGACCTGTTAAATTCAAACTTACAAGACAAGAAAGTATTAACTGGCACCCAAAACGCCACCCTATGAGCATAGATATGACTACTGCCTGCGATGAAAACGGCATACTTACAGCTATGAAGGCAGTTTTAATAACAGATGCAGGTGCTTATGCTTCATTATCTGGACCTGTACTTCAAAGAGCTTGTACTCATGCTGCCGGTCCTTATAATTATCATGTTATAGATATAGAGGGTAAATCTTTCTACACTAATAACCCTCCTACTGGACCATTTAGAGGTTTTGGTGTTCCTCAATCTTGTTTTGCTACGGAGATGAACATAAACTTGCTTGCTGAGATGTGCGGTTTAGACCCTTGGGAGATAAGATACAGAAATGCTATTCGTCCTGGTCAGGTGCTTCCTAATTATCAAATAGCTGATGATTCTACTGGTCTTGTTGAAACATTAGAGGCTGTTAAAGATATATTCTACAACAACAAATATGTAGGTATAGCTTGTTCTTTGAAAAACTCTGGTGTTGGTGTTGGGCTTCCTGATACTGGAAGAGTTCGTTTAGTTGTAAAAGATTCAAAAGTTAATGTATATTCTGCTGCTTCTTGTATTGGACAGGGTATTGCTACTGTGCTTTATCAAATAGCAGGTGAAACTCTCAATTTGAATGATGATGAGATAATAGTTCATCAGCCTAATACTGCAACTTCTCCAGATTCTGGTACTACTTCGGGTTCAAGACAAACACTTATTACAGGTGAAGCTTGTAAGAGAGCTTGTGAAGACCTTAAAAAAGATTTAGATTCCGGCAAAACTTTAAAAGACTTGGAAGGAAAAGAGTATTACGGAGAATGGCTCACAATAACTGACAAAATGGGAGTAGATAAACCTCACCCTGTTTCTCACGTGGCTTATAGTTATGCTACTCAAGTATGTATACTTAATGAAGATGGTACAATACAAAAGGTAGTTGCTGCTCATGATATAGGAAAAGCAATTAACCCTATAGCTTTAGAAGGACAAATTGAAGGCGGTGTTGTTATGTCTTTGGGCTATGCTTTAACAGAGAAATTCCCGCTTGAAAATTGTGTACCTAAAGTAAAATTTGGTACTTTGGGATTATTTAGAGCTGACAAGACTCCTGATGTTGAATCTATTATTATAGAAAAAGAAGGGGTTCCTTATGGTTATGGTGCTACTGGTATAGGAGAGATTTCAAGTATACCTACTGCTCCTGCTGTTGCTTTGGCATATTATAAATTTAACGGCGAGTTCCAAACAGAATTGCCGCTTAAAAATACTCCTTATTCAAGATAATTTATGAGTTTAATTAATAATGAACTTGTAATTGTAAGAGGAGCTGGTGATTTAGCTACTGGTGTTGTGTACTCTTTATATAAGGCCCATTTCAAAGTTATTATATTAGAGACGCAGCACCCCTCTGCTATAAGAAGAAAGGTTGCATTATCTGAAGCTGTTTATGATGGTAAAACAAAAGTTGAAGATATTGAAGCTGTACTTGTAAAAAACTATGAAGAGGCTCTTAATACAATTACAGATTATAAAGAAATTCCTATTCTTATTGACACTAACTGTGAAATATTAAATCATATAAAACCAACATTTTTAATTGATGCTATAATCGCTAAAAAAAATCTCGGTACTAACAAATCTATGGCAAAATATACTATAGCATTAGGACCTGGTTTTACTGCTGGTAAAGACTGCGATATTGTTATAGAGACTATGAGAGGGCATAATCTCGGAAGAATGTATTTAGAAGGCGAAGCAATACCAAACACAGGAATACCTGGAAACATTGGAGGCAAAGAATCTGAAAGAGTAATACATGCAAGCTCTGACGGCATTATTGAAAACATAAAAAACATAGGTGATTTTGTAAGAGAAAAAGAAGTTATAGCATACATAAACAACGATAACAAGAAAATAGAAGTAATAGCACCTTTTGAAGGGCTTTTGCGAGGCATTATAAGAGATGGTTTTAAAGTACATAAGGGATTAAAAATAGCAGATATTGACCCAAGAAAATCAGAATATAATAATTGCTTTACAATTTCAGACAAGGCAAGGAACTTGGGAGGAGCTGTACTTACTGCTATGATGTGTTTATATAAAAACAATTAATTTCAAATTATAGATTTTTTTATTAAATTAAAAAATTTTGTATATTTTTTATTGTTCTTTTTCCCGCGTACGAGCTGTACCACCTTGCCGCACGGTAATGTTATGCTTTAATTATAACTTCTTAGAAGTGCGGGGGAATGCCTTTTAATGTACAATTAAATTATAAAATTTATAATAAAAATGCAGCCTTTTTGCTTCTTTGTGGCAATACCGAAGGCACTTCCTGCGGTCGCAAAAGAAGTAGGGTGCTACTCTACGGGCACGCTTCGCAGGGGGGCAAAGCCACCATAAATATTTAACAAAAAAAA
It encodes the following:
- the yqeB gene encoding selenium-dependent molybdenum cofactor biosynthesis protein YqeB, whose translation is MSLINNELVIVRGAGDLATGVVYSLYKAHFKVIILETQHPSAIRRKVALSEAVYDGKTKVEDIEAVLVKNYEEALNTITDYKEIPILIDTNCEILNHIKPTFLIDAIIAKKNLGTNKSMAKYTIALGPGFTAGKDCDIVIETMRGHNLGRMYLEGEAIPNTGIPGNIGGKESERVIHASSDGIIENIKNIGDFVREKEVIAYINNDNKKIEVIAPFEGLLRGIIRDGFKVHKGLKIADIDPRKSEYNNCFTISDKARNLGGAVLTAMMCLYKNN
- the ygfK gene encoding putative selenate reductase subunit YgfK: MSDVMTPIPFGNLMNWILEEKKSGKVFGISRAFKADKAKYYEIFGRKLETPIGPAAGPHTQLAQNIIAAYYTGSRFFELKTVQKMDGEELSKCVNKPCITANDECYNCEWSTELYVPQAFDEYVKAWVALKVIAKEWDLGDMDGFQFNISVGYDYDGIKTEKIDKFIEGMKDASNTPIFKECKEWLTNNISRFKNFKKEDIDKINADICNSVTLSTLHGCPPTEIEKIASYLITEKKLNTFVKCNPTLLGYDYARKTLDEMGYDYISFTDFHFNDDLQYSDAVPMLQRLQKLASDNSLAFGVKITNTFPVDVKQKELPSEEMYMSGKSLFPLSMTVASRLSKDFDGKLRISYSGGCDYFNINDVIDAGIWPVTMATTFLKTGGYQRGEQIAKNLKEPKAFTKVDVAKTEKIVEWGKKSKHHVKPIKPLASRKVNKKVPLVDCYIAPCMETCPIHQDLTTYIRLNSKGQYEESFKVIIEKNALPFATGILCPHTCMDKCTRQFYEEPVSIRACKLEAAKAGYSKVIGTLKAAPSIGKKAGVIGAGPAGLSAAFFLARAGVEVTVFDKREKAGGVVANIIPNFRITAEEIGNDVSLCKQMGVKFELGKEIKDIKEFAKNYDYTVVCIGAHKNMPLKLEAGESMNALKFLEEFNKTNGSVELGENVVVIGGGNTAMDAARAAKKNKGVKNVRLVYRRTKRYMPAHEEELKEALEDGVEFMELLAPVKLESGKLLCKKMELSDYDEKGRRNVVETNETVEVSANTVIASIGEQIESDFYKSNGIDVDDKGKPKCNANNESSIKNVYVAGDGLYGAATIVEAIRDAKVVAESILGKAIAPDLPSVSTEEISYSKKGNLKEVSKDPEATRCLSCDYICESCTEVCPNRANVSIKVEGGAKISQIIHVDYMCNECGNCETFCPYSSAPYKDKFTLFATADDMKNSKNDGFLFLDKEGNAKLRIDGKEESYKAGSSKNFNGVYSIVDSVFNNYKYLILK
- the xdh gene encoding selenium-dependent xanthine dehydrogenase, which gives rise to MGESAKIIINGKEMSFDSDRKLMDVLRNDCKCKSVKDGCSEGACGTCTVLIDGKPTKACIQTIGRLQGKSVQTIEGFTQREKDVYSHAFAVAGAVQCGFCIPGMVICAKGLIDKNNNPTRLEIVAAIKNNICRCTGYKKIIDAIELAAKMIRENIDVKEYKGKVKLGDKNIIRVDAKEKALGIGEYCDDVEIEGMLYGVAVRTKYPRAKILKIDISEAKALKGVVDVITAKDLPGAKKVGHIFHDWDVLIGEGETTRFIADGLALIVAEDEATAKKARDLVKIEYEELPLVRNPQEAMKENAPLVHEDRESNLLTHERLVKGNADEVIAKSKYKVTRHYELPWTEHAFMEAEVAVAMPFNGDGIFVYSSDQSVYDTKREVAMALGIDPEKVVVENKYVGGGFGGKEDMSVQHYAAIMAYRTKRPVKFKLTRQESINWHPKRHPMSIDMTTACDENGILTAMKAVLITDAGAYASLSGPVLQRACTHAAGPYNYHVIDIEGKSFYTNNPPTGPFRGFGVPQSCFATEMNINLLAEMCGLDPWEIRYRNAIRPGQVLPNYQIADDSTGLVETLEAVKDIFYNNKYVGIACSLKNSGVGVGLPDTGRVRLVVKDSKVNVYSAASCIGQGIATVLYQIAGETLNLNDDEIIVHQPNTATSPDSGTTSGSRQTLITGEACKRACEDLKKDLDSGKTLKDLEGKEYYGEWLTITDKMGVDKPHPVSHVAYSYATQVCILNEDGTIQKVVAAHDIGKAINPIALEGQIEGGVVMSLGYALTEKFPLENCVPKVKFGTLGLFRADKTPDVESIIIEKEGVPYGYGATGIGEISSIPTAPAVALAYYKFNGEFQTELPLKNTPYSR